From Humisphaera borealis, the proteins below share one genomic window:
- a CDS encoding DUF1501 domain-containing protein, with protein MHPIDEALQLATRRQFLRRSGLGFGGAALAGLLAGDGYSATSADGSPSLRIDPASPRQPHFAARAKRVIYLHMIGAPSQLDLFDPKPELQKRSGEPCPAELLEGKRFAFIGGKMTLAGSRFKFANHGKSGQTFSELLPSLATVADDIAVVRSVHTDEINHAPAQLFMHTGFGRGGRPGFGSWVTYGLGSENQNLPAYVVLLSGPLGGAGTSLWGSGFLPSVYQGIQFRNSGDPVLYLGNPAGQTAANRRRILDAVKGLNEHHLQQVADPEIATRIAQYEMAFKMQTSVPDLMDISREPKEVLESYGAQPGKASFAGNCLLARRLVERGVRVVELYDSDWDHHGSIATRLPAKCKDVDRPMAALIKDLKRLGMFDDTLVIWGSEFGRTPLAQGIDGDGKATSPGRDHHKDAFTCWLAGGGVKGGISFGKTDPFGFAPAENPVHVHDLNATVLHLLGIDHEKLTYKYQGREFRLTDVHGVVQKPLLA; from the coding sequence ATGCATCCAATCGACGAAGCCCTTCAACTGGCGACGCGCCGACAGTTCCTCCGCCGGTCGGGCCTGGGGTTCGGCGGTGCCGCGCTCGCCGGGCTGCTGGCAGGCGACGGCTATTCGGCGACTTCCGCGGACGGATCGCCGTCTCTGCGCATCGACCCGGCGTCGCCTCGGCAGCCACACTTCGCCGCCCGGGCCAAGCGGGTGATCTACCTGCACATGATCGGTGCCCCGTCGCAACTCGATTTATTCGACCCCAAGCCGGAGCTGCAAAAGCGCAGTGGCGAGCCCTGCCCCGCCGAACTGCTCGAAGGCAAGCGATTCGCCTTCATCGGCGGGAAGATGACGCTCGCCGGGTCGCGGTTTAAGTTCGCCAATCACGGTAAGAGCGGCCAGACGTTCTCCGAGCTTCTCCCCAGCCTCGCTACCGTCGCCGACGACATCGCCGTCGTTCGGTCCGTCCACACCGATGAAATCAACCACGCGCCGGCGCAGCTGTTCATGCACACCGGTTTCGGCCGGGGTGGCCGGCCCGGTTTCGGATCGTGGGTGACCTACGGCCTGGGGTCTGAAAACCAGAACCTGCCGGCGTATGTCGTGCTGCTGTCCGGGCCGCTCGGTGGCGCGGGGACTTCGCTCTGGGGCAGCGGTTTCCTGCCCAGCGTGTACCAGGGCATCCAGTTCAGAAACTCCGGCGACCCCGTGCTGTACCTTGGCAACCCGGCCGGGCAGACCGCCGCGAATCGCCGGCGCATTCTTGATGCGGTCAAGGGCCTCAACGAGCACCACCTTCAGCAAGTCGCCGACCCCGAGATCGCCACCCGCATCGCGCAGTACGAGATGGCGTTCAAGATGCAGACGTCGGTCCCCGATCTGATGGACATCTCGCGCGAGCCGAAGGAGGTGCTGGAGTCTTACGGGGCGCAACCCGGCAAGGCTTCGTTCGCCGGCAACTGCCTGCTGGCCCGACGGCTGGTCGAACGCGGCGTGCGTGTCGTCGAGCTTTACGATTCCGACTGGGATCACCACGGCAGCATCGCGACGAGGCTTCCCGCCAAGTGCAAGGATGTCGATCGCCCGATGGCGGCGCTGATCAAGGACCTCAAACGGCTGGGGATGTTCGATGACACCCTGGTCATCTGGGGTTCGGAGTTCGGCCGTACGCCTTTAGCTCAGGGCATCGACGGCGACGGCAAAGCCACCAGCCCGGGCCGCGATCACCACAAAGATGCCTTCACCTGCTGGCTCGCCGGCGGCGGCGTGAAGGGCGGGATCAGCTTCGGAAAGACCGACCCCTTCGGCTTCGCGCCGGCTGAGAACCCTGTCCACGTCCACGACCTCAACGCCACTGTCCTGCACCTGCTCGGCATCGACCACGAGAAGCTGACGTACAAGTACCAGGGCCGCGAGTTCCGCCTGACGGATGTGCACGGCGTGGTGCAGAAGCCGCTGCTGGCGTGA
- a CDS encoding beta-propeller fold lactonase family protein — protein MRSRFRIVTGALGLCSAAMVGGCQIDAPPAATNSATGKSVAPLVTGRSIDPSIAQSSQNVGSMPVNLVLSPDGQYAITTGAGNKEYLCATRVSDGKQTGKIEYRTSAISKANGLYYGLVFGPDGKIYAAQGAAGKVDVVTLNADGSLKRDREIETGKTDFPAGLAIDGKGRLYVTHNDPTHGKGETFGTPASVSVHDAATGKSLGRYTFKDDLGLSNFPLAVAVNSDGSRLYVASERDDAVYVLNASDPADIKLHTTLTTGTQPMGLLLNKTQSRLFVANAHSDTISVIDTAADKVIHTILVRPQVAKDLAGATPLGLALSPSEKFLYAALGDMNAIAVIDIADSAGPELEGYIPAGWYPTAVAVAGQTLLVTNAKGDAARIPHNFSGAGKSVGSPLTLYDGSLWRLPVPGKADLKKLTETCLENARLTPMYLNNQNPLKAISKQAGGIEHVIYIVKENRTYDHVLGDLPQGNGDPERCVFPRAVTPNLHALAERFILLDNFYDSGEVSGDGWTWSTQAHANQYTIRNVPYQYSGRGRVFDYEGDNNGYPTGGFPAKGLDGKPLSDDPRFKDGAKPIRDVAASPGGHLWDLARANNLTYRNYGFFVGSGSKKGDKVVIPDNYPNSTGLQPGGRDLAGVTNIDFRRFDMNYPDSDAPSRYAAEKSDPSYLWPTKAFGQSVAPSRFSEWKREFDLMLAKDPTGAAVPNLMTVRFCTDHTAGANPGHPTPRCMVADNDYAVGQLVEAVSKSPIWKKCAIVIIEDDAQNGPDHVDAHRSICFVVSPWMKRAAVDHSFQNTVSAIRTIECLLGLPPMCQYDAASGVIGGWDDAPRNDEPFVAIAPSHDIMKERNGKKNTPSPISPEQPAAPKPATRPAGEKAEDRPLTTQDELAAASLEMDFSVADRAPADLLNRVIWKTIKGLDAEMPPTPKVIAAQGQKIDDDDD, from the coding sequence ATGAGATCTCGATTTCGAATCGTGACGGGCGCTCTCGGTCTCTGCAGCGCGGCGATGGTGGGCGGATGCCAGATCGATGCCCCACCGGCCGCCACCAACTCCGCCACCGGCAAGTCGGTCGCGCCGCTGGTCACCGGCCGATCGATCGATCCTTCGATCGCGCAGTCGTCTCAGAATGTCGGCAGTATGCCCGTCAATCTGGTCCTCAGTCCTGACGGCCAGTACGCGATCACGACCGGCGCCGGCAACAAGGAATACCTCTGCGCCACCCGTGTGAGCGACGGGAAGCAGACCGGGAAGATCGAATATCGAACCTCCGCCATCAGCAAGGCGAACGGGCTGTACTACGGGCTGGTTTTCGGCCCCGACGGGAAGATCTACGCCGCCCAGGGCGCAGCGGGCAAGGTGGACGTCGTCACGCTCAACGCCGATGGCTCGCTAAAGCGCGACCGGGAGATTGAAACCGGCAAGACCGACTTCCCGGCGGGCCTGGCGATCGACGGCAAGGGCCGGCTCTACGTGACGCACAATGACCCGACGCACGGCAAGGGTGAAACGTTTGGCACGCCGGCGTCGGTTTCGGTGCACGATGCCGCGACCGGTAAATCGCTCGGCCGATACACCTTCAAAGACGACCTGGGGCTGTCCAACTTCCCGTTGGCCGTCGCCGTCAACTCCGACGGCAGCCGCCTCTACGTCGCCAGCGAGCGCGACGACGCGGTGTACGTGCTTAACGCGTCAGACCCCGCGGACATCAAGCTGCATACGACACTGACAACCGGCACCCAGCCGATGGGCTTGCTGCTGAACAAGACGCAGAGCCGATTGTTCGTCGCCAATGCCCACAGCGACACGATCTCGGTCATCGACACCGCGGCGGACAAGGTGATCCACACGATCCTGGTGCGACCGCAGGTGGCCAAGGATCTCGCCGGCGCGACGCCGCTGGGGTTGGCGCTCTCGCCGAGCGAGAAGTTCCTGTACGCCGCACTCGGCGACATGAACGCGATCGCCGTGATCGACATCGCCGATTCGGCCGGTCCGGAACTGGAAGGATACATTCCCGCCGGCTGGTATCCGACGGCGGTCGCGGTGGCCGGGCAGACGCTGCTGGTCACCAACGCCAAGGGAGACGCCGCCCGCATTCCGCACAACTTCTCCGGTGCCGGGAAGTCGGTCGGGTCGCCCCTGACACTCTACGACGGCTCGCTCTGGCGGTTGCCCGTGCCGGGCAAGGCGGATCTCAAGAAACTGACCGAGACCTGCCTCGAGAACGCCCGCCTGACGCCGATGTACCTGAACAACCAGAACCCACTGAAAGCGATCTCGAAACAGGCGGGTGGCATTGAGCACGTCATCTACATCGTCAAGGAGAACCGGACGTACGACCATGTGCTCGGCGACCTGCCGCAGGGCAACGGCGACCCGGAGCGGTGTGTGTTCCCGCGCGCCGTCACGCCGAACCTTCACGCGCTCGCCGAGCGGTTCATCCTGCTCGACAACTTCTACGATTCCGGCGAAGTCTCGGGCGACGGCTGGACCTGGAGCACCCAGGCCCACGCCAACCAGTACACCATCCGCAATGTGCCCTATCAGTACAGCGGTCGCGGCAGGGTCTTCGATTACGAAGGCGACAACAACGGCTATCCCACCGGCGGATTCCCGGCCAAGGGACTGGACGGCAAACCCCTCTCCGACGACCCGCGATTCAAGGATGGCGCCAAGCCCATCCGTGATGTCGCCGCCTCGCCCGGCGGGCACCTCTGGGACCTGGCACGAGCCAACAACCTGACCTACCGCAACTACGGCTTCTTCGTCGGCAGCGGCTCGAAGAAGGGGGACAAGGTCGTCATCCCCGACAACTACCCCAACAGCACCGGACTTCAGCCGGGCGGGCGCGATCTGGCGGGCGTCACCAACATCGACTTCCGCCGGTTCGACATGAACTACCCCGACAGCGACGCCCCCAGCCGATACGCCGCCGAGAAAAGCGATCCCTCGTACCTCTGGCCGACCAAGGCTTTCGGCCAGTCGGTCGCGCCCAGCCGGTTCAGCGAGTGGAAGCGCGAGTTCGACCTGATGCTCGCCAAAGACCCGACAGGCGCGGCGGTGCCCAACCTGATGACCGTTCGGTTCTGCACCGACCACACCGCCGGTGCCAACCCCGGCCACCCGACACCCCGTTGCATGGTCGCCGACAACGACTATGCCGTCGGCCAGCTCGTCGAGGCCGTCAGCAAGAGCCCGATCTGGAAGAAGTGCGCGATTGTCATCATCGAGGACGACGCGCAGAACGGACCGGACCATGTCGACGCCCACCGGTCGATCTGTTTCGTCGTCAGTCCCTGGATGAAGCGGGCAGCCGTCGATCATTCGTTCCAGAACACGGTCAGCGCGATCCGCACGATCGAGTGCCTGCTGGGCCTGCCGCCGATGTGCCAGTACGACGCGGCGAGTGGCGTAATCGGCGGATGGGACGATGCGCCGCGCAACGACGAGCCGTTCGTCGCGATCGCGCCGAGCCACGACATCATGAAGGAGCGGAACGGCAAGAAGAACACACCCAGTCCCATCAGCCCCGAACAGCCCGCCGCGCCGAAGCCGGCGACGCGTCCGGCCGGCGAGAAGGCCGAGGATCGCCCGCTGACCACGCAGGACGAGCTGGCAGCGGCATCGCTGGAGATGGACTTCAGTGTCGCCGACCGCGCCCCGGCCGACCTGCTGAACCGGGTGATCTGGAAAACGATCAAGGGCCTGGACGCCGAGATGCCCCCCACGCCGAAGGTGATCGCTGCCCAGGGGCAGAAGATCGACGACGATGACGACTGA
- a CDS encoding PSD1 and planctomycete cytochrome C domain-containing protein — MRLVLFIALFLAVPRSAVAADVAAADPAAAVAVLQRACYECHGPEKQKGGLRLDSREAAIKGGESGPAVVAGTPGKSELLSRLALPADQDGAMPPRGERLTAAQVQTLKEWIQQGAAWPAQASRHWAYVKPLRPALPKAANTDHPRPNAIDAFIVARLQKEGWTPSPQASRETLIRRLSLDLTGLPPTPAEIDAFLADSTEAAYERAVDRLLASPQFGVKWARSWLDAARYADSHGYQRDDLRDIWAYRDWVVDALNADMPFDQFTVEQLAGDLLPNATQSQRIATGFNRNAPTNVEAGTDPEETRVNQVMDRVNTLGTIWLGSTIECAQCHDHKYDPFSQKDYYQLFAFFNSTTKEAERSNPKVPGSIRFLGPEMSLTDAGNSKAQEKLQQEVAAANQQLAARSKLFETPDAAWEAATLKTASEGPSEHVLEITDFDSIGGATHEVLKDGSVLVSGDPPDKDTYTIVARTRLTGIRGFKLEALTDPSLPGKGPGRGDANRPNFVLNTFAVTATKPGGKPEAVTFKSARADFSQAKFSPEGAIDDDPKSAWAINPKFHEPHWAVFESAAPVGFDGGTELTFTLVQNFGGGRTIGRVRLSALTGSGQGTSIPAAVAEALAVVPAKRSGPQKKAIADYRLAQDAEYVRLQNDIRSKEAELAKAPSVKTLVMQEMPATRPSMLFSRGDFRSPGASVAPGTPGLLPPMPADAERNRVGLARWLVSRDNPLTARVTVNRLWAELFGQGIVATPEDFGIKGDPPSHPELLDWLAVEFMEPTAVAGGAKPWSIKHIVRTMVLSNTYRQSSRLTPELLSKDPTNRLLARGPRFRLDAEAIRDNALAIGGLLSPKLGGPPVRPPQPDGLWTKVGGAKYDYVVSPGEDKYRRGLYVVWKRSAPYPSFVAFDAPERFACRVKRPRTNTPLQALTLLNDPVYVEAAMAFARRLVAETPSASVDARITHAFRLALGRTPDAGELGLLRTLFDAESDAMTAAPAVAKQFVGKAEIPAGMSAGQFAAWYAVSAAILNLDETITKG, encoded by the coding sequence ATGCGGCTGGTTCTGTTCATCGCTCTCTTCCTGGCGGTGCCCCGTTCGGCGGTAGCGGCCGATGTGGCGGCGGCGGACCCGGCAGCGGCCGTCGCAGTCCTGCAGCGCGCCTGCTACGAATGCCACGGACCCGAGAAGCAGAAAGGGGGCCTGCGGCTGGATTCCCGCGAAGCAGCGATCAAGGGAGGCGAATCGGGGCCGGCGGTTGTCGCCGGAACGCCAGGCAAGAGCGAGCTGCTCAGTCGCCTGGCGTTGCCTGCCGACCAGGACGGCGCGATGCCGCCGCGGGGCGAACGGCTCACGGCTGCCCAGGTGCAAACGCTTAAGGAGTGGATTCAGCAGGGAGCCGCATGGCCGGCGCAGGCGTCCAGGCACTGGGCGTACGTGAAGCCGCTGCGGCCAGCCCTGCCGAAGGCGGCCAATACCGACCACCCCCGGCCGAATGCAATCGACGCCTTCATCGTCGCGCGACTTCAGAAGGAGGGCTGGACGCCGTCGCCGCAAGCCTCCCGCGAGACACTGATCCGCCGGCTGTCGCTCGACCTGACCGGATTGCCGCCGACGCCGGCTGAGATTGACGCCTTCCTGGCCGACTCAACCGAGGCGGCTTACGAACGCGCCGTCGATCGGTTGCTCGCCTCGCCGCAGTTCGGCGTGAAGTGGGCCCGCTCGTGGCTTGACGCCGCCCGCTATGCCGATTCGCACGGCTACCAGCGCGACGACCTGCGCGACATCTGGGCGTATCGCGATTGGGTCGTCGATGCACTCAACGCCGACATGCCGTTCGACCAGTTCACGGTCGAGCAACTCGCCGGCGACCTGCTGCCCAACGCCACCCAGAGCCAGAGAATCGCCACCGGCTTCAACCGCAATGCCCCGACGAATGTGGAAGCGGGCACCGACCCTGAAGAGACCCGCGTCAACCAGGTGATGGACCGCGTCAACACGCTGGGCACCATCTGGCTCGGCAGCACGATCGAGTGCGCCCAGTGCCACGACCACAAGTACGACCCCTTCTCGCAGAAGGACTACTACCAGCTCTTTGCGTTCTTCAATAGCACGACGAAGGAAGCCGAACGATCCAACCCGAAGGTGCCCGGTTCGATCCGGTTCCTGGGCCCCGAAATGTCTCTGACCGACGCCGGCAACTCCAAGGCGCAGGAGAAGCTGCAACAGGAAGTCGCCGCAGCGAACCAGCAACTCGCAGCCCGCAGCAAACTTTTCGAAACGCCCGACGCCGCTTGGGAAGCCGCCACGCTCAAGACCGCCAGCGAAGGCCCCAGCGAACATGTGCTGGAAATCACGGACTTCGATTCCATCGGCGGAGCGACGCACGAGGTGCTGAAGGACGGGTCCGTTCTGGTAAGCGGCGATCCGCCGGACAAAGACACCTATACGATCGTCGCCAGGACACGCCTGACCGGGATTCGAGGGTTCAAGCTCGAAGCGCTGACCGATCCGTCATTGCCGGGCAAAGGCCCGGGGCGTGGCGATGCAAACCGGCCGAACTTTGTGCTGAACACGTTCGCCGTGACGGCGACGAAGCCAGGCGGCAAACCCGAGGCGGTGACGTTCAAGTCGGCCCGGGCCGACTTCTCGCAGGCGAAGTTTTCGCCCGAAGGCGCAATCGATGACGACCCCAAGTCGGCCTGGGCGATCAATCCGAAGTTCCACGAGCCGCACTGGGCCGTCTTCGAAAGCGCCGCCCCGGTCGGGTTTGACGGCGGCACAGAACTCACCTTTACCCTGGTACAGAACTTCGGCGGCGGCCGGACCATCGGTCGGGTAAGGCTGTCGGCCCTCACCGGGTCGGGCCAGGGAACGAGCATCCCCGCCGCGGTCGCAGAGGCACTGGCCGTCGTGCCGGCGAAGCGTTCAGGACCGCAGAAGAAGGCAATCGCCGACTACCGCCTGGCGCAGGACGCAGAGTACGTGCGACTGCAGAACGACATCCGATCGAAGGAAGCCGAACTGGCCAAGGCACCGTCGGTCAAGACGCTGGTAATGCAGGAGATGCCGGCGACAAGGCCGTCAATGCTCTTTAGCCGGGGCGACTTCCGTTCTCCCGGCGCATCGGTCGCGCCCGGAACGCCCGGTCTGCTCCCACCGATGCCCGCTGACGCCGAGCGAAACCGGGTCGGCCTGGCCCGCTGGCTGGTGAGCCGCGACAACCCGTTGACGGCGAGGGTGACGGTCAACCGTCTCTGGGCCGAACTGTTCGGCCAAGGCATCGTCGCGACACCAGAGGACTTCGGCATCAAGGGAGACCCGCCGAGCCACCCGGAACTGCTTGACTGGCTCGCGGTGGAGTTCATGGAACCGACAGCCGTCGCGGGCGGCGCAAAGCCTTGGTCAATCAAGCACATCGTCCGCACGATGGTGCTGTCGAACACCTATCGCCAGTCGTCGCGGCTGACGCCGGAGCTGCTGTCGAAAGATCCGACCAACCGGCTCCTGGCCCGCGGGCCGCGGTTCCGCCTGGACGCCGAGGCGATTCGCGACAACGCGCTGGCGATCGGCGGGCTGCTGTCGCCGAAGCTCGGCGGGCCGCCGGTGCGTCCGCCGCAGCCGGACGGGCTGTGGACGAAGGTAGGCGGTGCGAAATACGACTACGTCGTCAGCCCGGGGGAAGACAAGTATCGGCGTGGGCTCTACGTCGTCTGGAAGCGCTCGGCTCCCTATCCGAGCTTCGTCGCGTTTGACGCACCTGAGCGTTTCGCGTGCCGCGTGAAACGGCCGCGCACCAACACGCCGTTGCAGGCACTTACGCTGTTGAATGACCCGGTCTACGTCGAAGCCGCGATGGCTTTCGCGCGGCGCCTCGTTGCGGAAACGCCGTCTGCATCCGTCGACGCCCGTATCACCCACGCGTTCCGCCTGGCACTCGGCCGCACACCCGATGCGGGGGAACTGGGGCTTCTGCGAACGCTGTTCGACGCCGAATCGGATGCGATGACAGCCGCACCGGCGGTCGCAAAGCAGTTCGTCGGCAAGGCAGAGATCCCCGCAGGGATGTCGGCCGGTCAGTTTGCCGCGTGGTACGCCGTTAGTGCGGCGATCCTGAACCTCGACGAGACCATCACCAAGGGTTGA
- a CDS encoding nucleotidyltransferase domain-containing protein — protein MITGTEAGDILFGRTRRAILALTFLRPDESFYMREIVRRTGCGTGPVQRELKLLTDCGILRRDRQRFFRANPDSAIYEPLKQIVIRTVGLGERLRATLNPFANDIAVAFIFGSFSRGEQREQSDVDVLVVTKDSSADPHAIDAALASQQSQVGRAINPFVLPAEEWARKYRSGNAFVQRVSKSEKTYLIGDDDELERLAEERVAEAAQPDTSGSARPARAGRSRSAKREGQRSRQ, from the coding sequence ATGATTACAGGAACGGAAGCCGGTGACATTCTCTTCGGCCGCACCCGGCGAGCTATCCTCGCATTGACCTTTCTCCGCCCGGATGAGTCTTTTTACATGAGAGAGATCGTTCGCCGGACGGGTTGTGGTACCGGCCCGGTCCAACGGGAGTTGAAACTGCTGACTGACTGCGGCATTCTCAGGCGCGACCGCCAGCGGTTTTTCCGCGCAAACCCGGACTCAGCAATCTACGAACCGTTGAAACAGATCGTGATCCGGACCGTCGGCTTGGGCGAGCGACTCCGTGCGACCTTGAATCCGTTCGCTAATGACATCGCCGTCGCGTTCATTTTCGGTTCCTTTTCGCGGGGAGAGCAGCGCGAGCAAAGCGACGTGGATGTACTGGTTGTCACCAAAGATTCCTCGGCTGATCCCCACGCGATCGACGCGGCGTTAGCCTCTCAGCAATCACAGGTCGGGCGCGCAATCAATCCTTTCGTGCTGCCGGCCGAAGAGTGGGCACGGAAGTACCGGTCGGGCAATGCTTTCGTGCAGCGCGTATCCAAATCGGAGAAGACGTATCTGATCGGAGATGATGATGAGCTTGAGCGTCTGGCAGAAGAACGGGTGGCTGAAGCCGCACAGCCCGACACGTCAGGAAGTGCTCGACCTGCTCGCGCTGGCCGATCGCGATCTGCGAAACGCGAAGGTCAGCGGTCTCGACAATGA
- a CDS encoding DUF1501 domain-containing protein has translation MPAPLFSAKLSRRAFIAASTVGFAGLRFGTSASGASGAAPSPARKKPAKSTIVFFLCGGASHIDMWDMKPDAPAEYRGEFDPTRTSAPEIQLCEHLPLLAKQAHHLAVVNGVTDGGQATGDHHAGYYYNLTGHAPDETFKQQGNDRRPYPTDWPYMGCVVGSKRPAHPKLPKVITLPHKPSKLPYTRPGQFAGRLGMEHDPFYLSGSMETPLQFSAPALTLDASITPARMTDRQALLNTLDGLRRGIDTDASVRNHLIQHEKAFSLLSSSSTTRAFDVASEPAEVCERYGKTINGTSMLMARRLVEAGVPFVTVFWKENEAIASKCKSAGGWDTHANNFNCLKDYLLGEFDRALSALIEDLAQKGLLDDTLVLVTSEMGRKPKIGDPRSGGKSGAGRDHWTACMSVLMAGGGVRGGQVYGRTDAHGEYPAEMPISPADVTKTVYHAMGIDDLTAYDMQGRPYNLLDDGRPLLQLF, from the coding sequence ATGCCCGCTCCCCTGTTCTCTGCCAAGCTGAGCCGCCGGGCATTCATCGCGGCGTCAACGGTCGGCTTCGCCGGCCTGCGGTTTGGAACGTCCGCATCGGGTGCATCGGGTGCGGCACCGTCGCCGGCGCGTAAAAAGCCTGCCAAATCGACCATCGTTTTCTTTCTCTGTGGCGGCGCATCTCACATCGACATGTGGGACATGAAGCCAGACGCGCCGGCCGAGTACCGCGGCGAGTTCGATCCCACCCGCACCTCAGCACCTGAAATCCAACTCTGTGAGCACCTGCCGCTGCTGGCGAAACAGGCGCATCACCTGGCGGTGGTCAACGGTGTTACCGACGGCGGTCAGGCAACCGGCGACCATCACGCCGGCTACTACTACAACCTCACCGGTCACGCCCCGGACGAGACCTTCAAGCAGCAGGGCAACGATCGCAGGCCTTATCCGACCGACTGGCCGTACATGGGGTGCGTGGTCGGCAGCAAGCGGCCGGCACATCCGAAGCTTCCGAAGGTCATCACCCTGCCGCATAAGCCCAGCAAGCTGCCCTACACGCGGCCGGGCCAGTTCGCCGGCCGGCTGGGCATGGAGCACGATCCGTTCTATCTCTCGGGCAGCATGGAGACCCCGCTGCAGTTCAGCGCGCCGGCGCTGACGCTCGACGCCTCCATCACGCCCGCCCGAATGACCGATCGGCAGGCGCTGCTCAACACTCTCGACGGCCTGCGTCGCGGTATCGACACCGACGCTTCCGTCCGCAATCACCTCATTCAGCACGAGAAGGCTTTCTCGCTTCTCTCGTCCAGCAGCACGACCAGGGCATTTGATGTTGCCTCCGAACCGGCGGAGGTCTGCGAGCGGTACGGCAAGACGATCAACGGCACGAGCATGCTGATGGCCCGCCGACTGGTCGAAGCCGGCGTGCCGTTTGTCACCGTCTTCTGGAAGGAAAACGAAGCGATCGCCAGCAAGTGCAAAAGCGCCGGCGGCTGGGACACCCACGCCAACAACTTCAACTGCCTGAAGGACTATCTGCTGGGGGAGTTCGATCGAGCCCTGTCGGCGCTGATCGAAGACCTCGCGCAAAAAGGGCTGCTCGACGACACGCTCGTACTGGTGACGAGCGAGATGGGCCGCAAGCCGAAGATCGGCGACCCGCGGTCGGGCGGAAAATCCGGCGCGGGCCGCGATCACTGGACCGCCTGCATGAGCGTGCTGATGGCCGGCGGCGGTGTGCGCGGCGGGCAGGTCTACGGCCGTACCGATGCCCACGGCGAATACCCCGCCGAGATGCCGATCAGCCCCGCAGACGTCACCAAAACCGTCTACCACGCCATGGGGATTGACGACCTCACCGCTTACGACATGCAGGGGCGGCCCTACAACCTGCTCGACGACGGCCGGCCGCTTCTTCAGCTGTTCTGA
- a CDS encoding alpha/beta hydrolase: protein MSIARIVGGVVVLLLALSASAAEVVFEEGIEFANPADQHLKLNLARPREVKAGEKLPAVVCIHGGGFRAGDRKGYNDLCKKLADRGYVAVTIDYRLAPKYQFPAAVHDVKAAVQWVKSNAAKYGIDPERVAALGGSAGGHLALFLGVTGDVRAFDPPDAAPNAPSPGVRCVVSYYGPSDLTKSYGKSVDAAEVLPLFLGGDVEHERARHIHASPLYWVTPRAAPMLLLHGTEDKYVNYEQALWMRDKLNAAEVPVELVTLDGAGHGFKGDDGKKAEAAAIEYLDRQLKSPAAPAAKVAAPAGKSVAR from the coding sequence ATGTCTATTGCCCGAATCGTTGGTGGTGTTGTCGTCCTCCTGCTTGCGTTGTCGGCGTCGGCGGCGGAGGTCGTTTTTGAAGAAGGGATAGAGTTTGCCAATCCCGCCGACCAGCACCTGAAACTCAACCTCGCCCGTCCGAGAGAGGTGAAGGCCGGGGAGAAGTTGCCGGCGGTGGTGTGCATTCATGGTGGCGGGTTTCGCGCGGGTGACCGCAAGGGCTACAACGACCTGTGCAAGAAGCTCGCCGACCGCGGGTATGTCGCCGTCACGATCGATTACCGACTGGCCCCGAAGTACCAGTTCCCGGCCGCCGTCCATGACGTGAAGGCCGCCGTGCAGTGGGTCAAATCCAACGCCGCCAAGTATGGCATCGATCCCGAGAGAGTCGCCGCGCTCGGCGGATCGGCCGGTGGGCACCTGGCGCTGTTTCTGGGCGTGACCGGCGACGTCCGGGCGTTTGATCCCCCCGACGCCGCGCCGAACGCCCCGTCGCCTGGCGTTCGCTGCGTGGTGAGCTACTACGGCCCCAGCGACCTGACCAAGAGTTACGGCAAGAGTGTCGATGCGGCTGAAGTGCTGCCGCTGTTCCTCGGCGGCGATGTCGAGCACGAACGTGCCCGCCATATTCACGCCAGCCCGCTGTACTGGGTGACGCCGCGGGCCGCACCGATGTTGCTGCTCCACGGCACCGAAGACAAGTACGTTAACTACGAGCAGGCGCTCTGGATGCGCGACAAGCTCAACGCCGCCGAGGTTCCGGTCGAACTCGTCACGCTCGACGGCGCCGGCCACGGCTTCAAGGGCGACGACGGCAAGAAAGCCGAGGCCGCCGCGATCGAGTACCTGGACCGCCAGCTCAAATCACCGGCCGCCCCTGCCGCGAAGGTCGCCGCACCGGCTGGGAAGTCCGTCGCGCGATAA